The segment GAGCGACGGTCTCCGTGGGCCCGAGAAACACCCGGCCCAACCCCCAGGTCACATTGTCCTGCGGGTTCTGTGAGCCCAGATGGTAACTCCCGGCCTCGCTCCATGTCGTCGTCCCCGTGTTTTTCATCGTGACGGAGAGCGGGTAGGAGGTGCCCGCCACCATGGGATTGGGCAGGGCGGTCTGGGTCACGAAGCTGGCGGCATCAACCTGGCTGTTGACATGAATGGTGTAAAAAGCCCTGGCGGACTGCCCGGAGTCGTTTTGCGCCGTCAGCACATATTGAGTTGTGGAGGTGGGACACATGTTTTCCCAACCTTCGGTCGCTACATCCTCTCCGCTCAGGTCCGCCGCCGTCGCATTCTGCGACCCCCAACGCAAATACGTGCATTGACCCCGGTTGATGGTGCTTTGGTCGGCATAGAAATAGGAAATGCTGGGTGGAGAGGGTTGGGGGTACAGGGTGATCGAGGTGGAAATGGTCTTCCATGGGCCGTTGGGACCGTTCAGGGAATTCCGGATGCCCACGAAGGTATAATATCCGGCAAAGGAATCGCTGTCGTAGTAGTTGTTGACACACCCGGCGGCATCAAAGGTCACCCCATAATCGGTTTCATAGAGCACACCGTCCTAGTAGTATTTCACATCGACGGTCATGTTGGCGCCCCCGCCCGCACAGAACCGGATGGTGTCGGGCATGGTAATGGTGCTGGGACCGGCCGTCAGCGAGTTGGGATTGGGCGCGGTGGCCTGCAGCAAAAGCGGGGAGTTGCAAAGAGAATACAAGAAGAGGAATGCACACCATGATGGAGTGGGTTTCCGAAGAAGTCCCGATGCTAACATACAAGCCTCCTGAGAGCAGCACAAGGAAACAGAGGGAAGGGAAGAATCTTCAGCGATACACTTCTACTCTCAGTGACGGGGGGAAATTAGCAACGCCACCGTAGCACAAAAGAAAAGTGGAAGTCAAGAGAAATCTTTCACAAATGCATTCATCGAAGCCAAAATCGACCGGAAGGAGCGTAAGCGCCGCATCAGAACAAAGGGGGGGATACTCTTTATCAGTAAAACTTGATTCTCTCTTTATGTTTGAACGTGGGCACACGTCTGTGCCCCCCACAATCGATCAACTTGCCGTCATCCGGAACGATAAACGCGTTTGCTCTTAACCTACGAATAGAACGATTTCTTTGAATCCGCCATCTGAACAATCAGTTCTGACGCCGTGAACCGGTCTCCCCATTTTTTCTGGAGTGATTCGAGCTGGCGCAATACATTCTCAAGGCCAAGCGTGTCCATGTACCGGAATGGGCCGCCCCGAAAGGGCGGGAAGCCCAGGCCCATGACGGCGCCGATGTCCCCGTCTCGCGGCGAGCGAAGGATGCCTTCCTCCAGGCAACGGGCGCATTCATTCAACATCGCCATGGAAAGCCGCGATTGCATGTCACTCGTGACAACTGGTTTTCGATTTCTTCCGCCGGGCAGCAGATCGTAGATCGTCGGGTCGACTCCCGATTTCTTGATTTCGCCCTTACGAGTGGTGACGTATAGATAGAACCCCTTCTTGCTCTTACGCCCGAGCCGGGCATCTTTTGCAAGCAACTCCATGCTGGAGGGTGGTTTCAGCCGTTCGCCAAACGCCTCCAGCAGAATCTTCCCCACCTTTGCCGCAACGTCGATGCCGACTTCATCGAGCAGGGTCATGGGCCCCACGGGAAATCCGAAATCGACCATGGCTTGGTCCAGGGCCTCCACTGGTGCGCCTTCCTCCAGGATGAATGACGCTTCGTTCATGTAGGGCGCTAAAATCCTGGAAGTATAGAACCCCACGCCGTCGTTGACGACGATGGGGAACTTCCCGATTTTTTTCCCATATTCCACGGAAGTGGCAATCGTCTGCTTGGAGGTCTGTCGGGTGATGATGATCTCAAGCAGAGGCATTCTGTGAACGGGCGAGAAGAAGTGCAACCCGATGAATTGCTCCGGACGCCGCGAGGCTTCCGCCAGCTTGGTGATCGAAATCGAGGAGGTGTTCGAGCCCCAGACGCACTCGTCCCGGAGATGGGGCTCGACTTCCTGGATTACCTGATGCTTGAGCTCAATGTCCTCGAAGACCGCCTCAATAATCAAACCGCAGGTCGAAAACCCGGTCAACCCCGTGGTGGCAGAAACTCGATCCTTCAATTCCTGCAGTTCCAACCGTGAGATTGATTTCCGGCGAAAGCGATCCTCGAAGACTTTGAAACAGGTTGTGAGGCCCTTCAAGCAGGCCTCTTCCGAAACATCGCGCAGGCGCGCGCTCAAGCCGGCGCTGGAAGAAACCGCGGCGATGCCCGCTCCCATGAATCCGGCGCCCAGTATGCCTACCTTGCCGACTGCTTGCGGCTGGATGGAGAGGTCATCGATCCCCGGATCCTTTTTCACATCAGTGGTCGCAAAGAACAGGTGAATCAACTGCCGGCAGGTGCTGGTCATGGCGAGATCGCCAAATCCCTTGGATTCCGCCACGTATCCTTTAACGGGCCCTTGCGAGAGGCCCACCCGGATCGCTTCCAAGGCGCGCAAAGGAGCGGGATAATGGCCATGCGTTTTCTCCCGAATCAATTTTTCGGCCTGCCGGAAGAGCAGCCATCGACCCACCGGATTGCGTTCCAGTGCCCAGGCAAGCAGTCCCTTGGGCCGATGCTTGCGCGGGTTGAGCTTCCCCTCGGCGAGTTCGCCGGCGCGTGTAAGTGCGATTTGGAGAAGCAAGGGACGGGGAACAACCTCGTCGACGATTCCTTTCCTGAGCGCCTGCTGAGGCCTGTAATTACGGCCGCTGGTCGCAATCTCGATGGCGTTCTGAAGTCCTACAAGAGGCGGCAGGCGTTGGGTTCCACCGGCTCCGGGGAGCAAACCCAGCTGCACTTCGGGTTGTCCAAGTTGAGTTTTCCTGTCATCGGCACAGATCCGGTAATGGCAGGCCAGCGCCACCTCCATGCCACCGCCCAGGCAGGCGCCATGGATGGCGGCCACGACGGGGATCTTCATATCCGCAATCTTTTGCAAGACTCTCTGACCGGCGTGGGACGCTTCAGCCGCCTGGCTCGCTGATTCGAACTTCAGGAATTCGTGGATGTCGGCGCCAGCGATGAAGGTATCCTCCTTGTCGCTGATCATGACGATCGCCCGAAGGTCGGAGCGGCGTTTAAGATCCTCAAAAATTTCGTTGGCCTCTTGGACCACTGCGGCAGTGAGCTTGTTGACCTTCTCCCCTTCGAGGTCCAAGCGGAGAAGGGCTATTTGGTTCTCATCAATGGAAAGTTTGAATGCGGGCATAGGATGTATGCAGGGTTGAATTGATCTGTAAAGGATGCGAAGGATTTTGAGATCTCAAGAGCGCTGTTCACGCACAACCACTTCCGTGCCGCTAAATTGCTCCCTGACTTCTGAGAGATGAGATTTCAGGTTTTGAATATCCCAACCGAGCCAGAATCTCATCGGTGTGTTCCCCCAGCTTTGGCGCGGGATGATACACAGGGACCTCGTTACCTGAAAACTTCAACGCTGACCCCAGCTGCTTGATCATTTCCCCAGAAGGGTGGGCCGCCGCGTGAACCATACCGCGCTGCTGGATTTGAGGGTCTGACAAAACTTCGTCCAGGGATTCCACCGGTTCGCAGCAGACGTCAAGTCCTTCGAATGCAGCCACCCATTCGGCTTGGGTGCGGGACGCCAGAGTCCCGGCAACCTGCCGGGTGACCTGCTCGCGCTCATCTCCCGCGGCAAACTGCTTCGATGTCAACTCGCGCCGGCCGATCGCTCTGCAAAAATTCTCCCAGAACTTGGGTTCAATCGCCCCGAGGGCCAGGAACCTCCCATCCGCTGTCCGGTAGACGTTGTAAAAGGGAACCGATCCTGTGAGCTCCGTCTTTTCGCCCCGCTCCAGTGAATCGCCCGCCATGCTTCGAGAAAAGGCAACCGGGAGCAGCGCCAGGACCCCGTCCAGCATGGACACATCGACATGTTTTCCCTCGCCTGATTTTTGTCTCGCGAAGAGGGCGATCAAGACACCTGCAAGACAAAGCATGGCGCCGGAGGCCAGGTCGGCTATTTGAACGGGCGGGATGACGGGGGTTCCGCCGGCATCCGTATTCAATCCCAGCAATCCCGCACGGGCAATATAGTTGATGTCGTGTCCGGCCCGGTTGCGATACGGACCGTCCTGACCATACCCGGAGATGGAGCAATAGATGAGTCGGGGGTTGATCTGTTTCAGACTGTCATAATCGATCCCCAACCGTGCTGTGACCCCGGGTCTAAAGCTCTCAACCAGGACGTCGGCCTTCCGGGCCAGCTTCAGAAAGACCTCCTTGGCCGGCGATGATTTCAGGTTTAGCGTCAACCCCTTCTTGTTGCGATTCAATTGGAGAAACAGGGCCGATGTCCCGTCCACAAAGGGGGGGCTCAGTCGAACCGGATCCCCCAGCGCCGGCTCTTCAATTTTGATGACCTGTGCTCCCCAATCTGCGAGCACCATGGTGGCATAAGGCCCCGGCAAGTGGCGGGAAAGGTCAAGGATAGTGAGGTCATTTAACATGTTGAGTTGTGTGGAGATGTCCCGCCAGGAAGCCTTCAAATGTTATTGTGTTCGAGGACCATTGCCCCTCCGTGTCCCCCCGCCGCACAGGCAGTCACCAGGCCGAATTCTGATTGGGTT is part of the Terriglobia bacterium genome and harbors:
- a CDS encoding CoA transferase; this translates as MLNDLTILDLSRHLPGPYATMVLADWGAQVIKIEEPALGDPVRLSPPFVDGTSALFLQLNRNKKGLTLNLKSSPAKEVFLKLARKADVLVESFRPGVTARLGIDYDSLKQINPRLIYCSISGYGQDGPYRNRAGHDINYIARAGLLGLNTDAGGTPVIPPVQIADLASGAMLCLAGVLIALFARQKSGEGKHVDVSMLDGVLALLPVAFSRSMAGDSLERGEKTELTGSVPFYNVYRTADGRFLALGAIEPKFWENFCRAIGRRELTSKQFAAGDEREQVTRQVAGTLASRTQAEWVAAFEGLDVCCEPVESLDEVLSDPQIQQRGMVHAAAHPSGEMIKQLGSALKFSGNEVPVYHPAPKLGEHTDEILARLGYSKPEISSLRSQGAI
- the fadJ gene encoding fatty acid oxidation complex subunit alpha FadJ, giving the protein MPAFKLSIDENQIALLRLDLEGEKVNKLTAAVVQEANEIFEDLKRRSDLRAIVMISDKEDTFIAGADIHEFLKFESASQAAEASHAGQRVLQKIADMKIPVVAAIHGACLGGGMEVALACHYRICADDRKTQLGQPEVQLGLLPGAGGTQRLPPLVGLQNAIEIATSGRNYRPQQALRKGIVDEVVPRPLLLQIALTRAGELAEGKLNPRKHRPKGLLAWALERNPVGRWLLFRQAEKLIREKTHGHYPAPLRALEAIRVGLSQGPVKGYVAESKGFGDLAMTSTCRQLIHLFFATTDVKKDPGIDDLSIQPQAVGKVGILGAGFMGAGIAAVSSSAGLSARLRDVSEEACLKGLTTCFKVFEDRFRRKSISRLELQELKDRVSATTGLTGFSTCGLIIEAVFEDIELKHQVIQEVEPHLRDECVWGSNTSSISITKLAEASRRPEQFIGLHFFSPVHRMPLLEIIITRQTSKQTIATSVEYGKKIGKFPIVVNDGVGFYTSRILAPYMNEASFILEEGAPVEALDQAMVDFGFPVGPMTLLDEVGIDVAAKVGKILLEAFGERLKPPSSMELLAKDARLGRKSKKGFYLYVTTRKGEIKKSGVDPTIYDLLPGGRNRKPVVTSDMQSRLSMAMLNECARCLEEGILRSPRDGDIGAVMGLGFPPFRGGPFRYMDTLGLENVLRQLESLQKKWGDRFTASELIVQMADSKKSFYS